The Lutra lutra chromosome 10, mLutLut1.2, whole genome shotgun sequence genome contains a region encoding:
- the LOC125079898 gene encoding translation initiation factor IF-2-like produces MGHSPATNSNDKAYSKGGLTESVSPKMEETNPGLPENTGEPFIKSTFSPEIPKRLGAPCPHPLLLTDLEPSDPTVREEATQRSTEAHRRPSLGSRQVPEPLGTPCNGAEREQEGERGRRPWNIFWGLGGSGWTLLPASLSGPNSRPTTSSGSPPAPPGPGPSRTPVFSRPTAVPLAPTGFAKLPVPRQRHDTARAQRQRVTPRSFRSPEPFLIRAATQAGGPRSPPPSRARPGGSGRETPLSRPLHPLQGAHVPGAPGRFPERCGSPARHGARVPIPGPPESQSGASVPCL; encoded by the exons ATGGGTCACAGCCCTGCCACCAACTCCAACGACAAAGCCTATTCAAAAGGAGGGCTTACTGAGTCTGTCTCCCCCAAAATGGAGGAGACCAACCCAGGACTTCCTGAGAATACAGGGGAGCCTTTCATCAAAAGCACCTTCAGTCCAGAAATCCCCAAGAGGCTTGGTGCA ccctgtccccacccccttttACTAACCGACTTGGAACCCTCCGACCCCACGGTGCGGGAAGAAGCTACTCAGAGGTCGACGGAAGCCCACCGGCGACCCTCCCTGGGATCCCGGCAGGTCCCAGAGCCTCTCGGAACGCCCTGTAACGGCGCAGAGCGAGAGCAGGAAGGCGAGCGCGGAAGGCGACCTTGGAACATCTTCTGGGGCCTGGGAGGCAGCGGCTggaccctcctcccagcctcGCTGTCTGGGCCGAATTCCAGGCCCACGACGTCCTCGGG aagtcCCCCAGCCCCGCCGGGACCAGGGCCGAGTCGCACCCCGGTGTTCAGTCGGCCGACCGCCGTCCCCCTCGCTCCGACTGGCTTCGCGAAGCTGCCGGTGCCACGACAGCGACACGACACGGCCCGGGCACAGCGCCAGCGTGTGACCCCGCGAAGCTTCCGGTCCCCGGAGCCGTTTCTAATCCGAGCCGCGACGCAGGCCGGGGGCCCGCGCAGCCCTCCGCCAAGCCGCGCGCGCCCTGGGGGCTCGGGCCGTGAGACCCCGCTCTCCCGGCCCCTCCACCCACTGCAGGGCGCGCACGTGCCAGGTGCTCCGGGACGGTTCCCTGAAAGGTGCGGGAGCCCCGCACGCCACGGGGCCCGAGTTCCCATCCCGGGTCCACCCGAGTCGCAGTCTGGCGCCTCTGTTCCTTGCCTGTGA